The segment TACACATTATTTTGTACGACGGAGCATTAGGGCCATAAAAAttgaggatgttttttttcgaGAATAAAGTCGAAATGTCGAGAATTAAGTCAACATGACGAGAATAAAGTTGAACTACCATTTCGAGAATATTGTGAAATATTAAAGATTAAAGTTGAAATGACGAGAAAAAATTCAACTCCTTTATCAGTTAATCACATTAGAGCGACTGTCCGCCATGCCAACTGCCTTGTAGGCAACATCAGAGATATGGGTTACGTCCTTGGAGCCCCACTCCTTCAGGATCAAACTATTTGATCAACTGTCTTATTGCGTCTTGTGATACAACATATGTGTAGGTGTAACCATGGATACTCTTGCATCCGTCCATTACAAGCTATTTCAGTTTGCAGGAATACGGCCACCTCTTCCAAGTTTGTGTGGTTTTTCTTTCTGAACAGACGCACTTCTCGGCACAATCTTTTCAAAGTCCTATTACTTATCACCATACTGTGTTTATGCGctaaaagataaataatttcCTTGTTATTATAACCGATTCTGAAATATAATTTCATGGGTTCATATAGGCCTTCACAATACATTTAGTAGAAGACTATAGGTAAAGCTAGTTTGGTGTATTCTCAAAAGTCCGACTTGATTCTTGCAATATCAAGTTTTTTTCTCGACATGTCGACTTTATTCTCGAAATGGTATTTTTGACTTTATTCTCGACTTTATTCTCGAAATGGtattttcaactttattttcgTAATGTTGAGTTTATTCTCGACATTTCGACTTTATTCTCGACATTTTGACTTTATTCtcgaaaaaaagtatttcaactttattttcgtcatgttgactttattctcgacatttcgactttattctcaaaatgcaaaataaataacaaatcttCCTCcttaatttttttccccttgatgTGGCCCTAATGCTCCATCGTAATTTAGATATTTCCATTGCACTAATAATCAATAATCTCTTTTATAGATCACTAAAAAAAGATGGAATGGGGCCAAATTAATGTTACTTCATGCTTTATAAACCACTAATTAATCATTAACGTATAATTATAAGCTTTAGTTCCAACTTTATAATAGGCATCAAAATGTCTATAGAtggtttacaaaacaattattaaccATTGACAAAGTATTAACCCTATATAAATTTATGAACAATGTATATAATAATTACTGTATTTCACACTAAACTAATAATGAAATAGGAAATTATAAcattactaataattagtaaatattataaatcatcatttcattgtttgttaactGTAAAATAACTACTAACTAAAGTTTAATGAACTATCAATTTACCGTTTATTAAGAGTGGTTATAATCAAGTGTTACCAAAATGTCTATTTACTTTGAAACTAAAAAGATCAATCAGTAAATGTATGTCAGTGTGAAGTTGACAGAATGATATTTCAGTCAGTTTTCAGATGCCGTAAAGAATGTAATCATCCTCTCCACCCTTCATTCTATCTCAGCTGCAGTTCAGAAAATCTTCCCAAACACAGTTTACAGAAGTTGCCCGTGTGCAGAGTATAGCGATcccagcatgcacacacaataagCCCCATTAGTTGTAGCTTTGAGAATCATCAGCAGTGGTCCATAGCCCTTAACAGTGCTGTAAGAAAGGTAAACAAAGGCTTTGACATTAAGCCATTACAcaagaaatattaaatattacaaGGATCAACAAACAATGAACACTTTTTGCTTCAAAGGTGGTGCCATGTTTAGACAGAAATCATACGTCTTTGATCACTGAAATTACTCAgcttgactttttttatatatatgtatatataggcctaacaacaATGGCTTTGATACTTTTGTGTTTCATTTTTTGCAGTCATAGCTGTTAAAGGTGATTTAGCGCTCGTTCACGTCAAGCTAATAACatgaaactacaaaatacatttcattttatcaacaGGTTgtgtgaacaaaaaaaaaaaaaaaaagaacatttgtaGCCTTCCCGGTGTCATTAGAGGTGCTTGGtacaaactttacaataatTACGAAAAACATCTTTGAGTGTCTCACAGCAACCAGGGAAATAAAAAACTTTGCTGATGTGATTGTTTTTATGAAGGCGATGTTTTTAACCGTGCTATAGCGGCAACATTACAATAAGCACTGACCGGCGTGTATTCTATATTTAGAGTGATTACATACTGTTTGTGGTTAAAGTTAAGTGCATGTGTTGCGGTACGAGACTGGTATTTTCACAAGGGTGTCACTTGAAAAAAGGGACAGCACGATGAgaacaaaaatgacaacaaaaaaaacacttgtttttTCTGCCTGCTTGTCCAAAAACAGCTGTGGCCGTCCTCTCTCGTCACCTCCGCAGAAAGCAGTCCCATCAGATACAAACATCAGCATCCGATGCCTCTAATGTTCCAGCAATGGCCGACAATTCAAAGTCCCTTCTGGCTCCAAAGTTGCAGGTATTACAGCCCACCTACAGGTGAGAAAAGAGTGGATAGAGCTTTGATTCATGACAGACTTGTAAATCCACTTGCACAAGAAAAGCAGGCTAACTGGCTGCTTTATTTTCCCCTCCGGTAAAGGTGAGAAGGTCCCAGGTTAAGTCCCAGAGGGAGTGTCCGGAGGTCGCTGCTGTAACGTCTCGTCTATAGTGACCACTGTCTCCTCCGGTCTGACGGAGCTCAGGCAGTTAGTGTGGTTCAGGGATATGTAGCCCATCTCCACCAGACGGGGCCTCTCGCCCAACTCGCTCATCTCGTTCATGTTGCTGCTGATACAGTTGATCTCTGTCTTGTTGCGGCTGCTAACTCGACGAGAGCCAAACACCAAGTCTGAAACGAGACAAAGGGATAGCAGTGGTGTCACTCTGGATATCAGTGCAGAAAGGGGCAGAAGCACGGGGTGGCGTCAACCCCAAATGTTTTCTTCAAAACATCTTAGGGTTTAAGATAACTTCAACTTTGTATCATTTTCCCTTAGTCAGTCTGACTGGACGGGCAAATCAATGAAGCAAAAGTTGTATTACTGGGGAAATATTGCCGTTCATTCTATGAACTCTACTCCAGAATAGTTGAACAAAAATAGGTTTCTagattagtaatgctgtttaCGCCAATTACCCACCCTACGTATGCTATGTAGTACAGCCCGACCGATATTATCGGCTGATATTAGGCAACTATTGGTATCggcattttaaattaatatttaaaaaataaaataacaacagaggaaacacccttcaactatgttatgagtgttggcgttgtccaccagagggcgctctacaacgtccctgttggaaaccgtgtttaaccctttaagtttcatatcgtttgtattttttatacattttattcatcagaactttaatatattttgatgttcctctgttctgttgtgacaataaaacatacaagtttatttttaaactgcattatcatattattttatcGAGGACTcgcaaataactaatgttagggaaatctgtttatgttttgttaagcatttctggatttttaaagaaaatatatatattggacgatatatcggaatatcggattttgaaatcaccaaatatttacaaagcaaaaaacatacattttttgttcAAACCTTAATGAATTTTACAGACAGAAATGTGGTATCacagttaattttttttcttttttttgcatagatAGATATATTGTCCATAGACACGGAAAATTGTCTTGCAATACAAGCTCCAACaattaaaacacaacaacctaaaGACAAAAAGCTAAAAACATATAGGcatcattcaaaaaaaaaatgaaaaattgagAAGTGTTTCCACCAAGTTTATGACAAGCCTTCAAAGATATTAAGCTGAAACATTCATGCACGGGGCAAAAACAAGCAAGCTTGAGTATTTAGAACGTGCGCAGAACACGGCTGCAAACTTCATCTGACCGAAAGTTATGATGGGTTCAGCCTCTGTAATTCCATTAGAGGCAAAGCACCATAAAATTGTTTCAGGCGGAGATGTCTGCCGCACAGCAGCCCCATCATGAGCGGTGGAGCCTGTTTGAATTGGGACACATCAATCATTGTTCTGTCAGATGAGGAGCTGAGATTAAGGCTGATAGTTGCGAGCGTGAAGAACAGACAGAAGGCAGAACGGGATTCCTCAGACcccaaaaaaagtgatacatgACCACAAGGGACCACCGCACTTTCCACAACCCTTTTATTTGTCCCCATCGGTTACTGTTTCAGGTTAAAGTCAGATTTATTAATCTTCTTTTTCATTGCTGAATGCTTCCATGACTCTTAGCGCAACGATGGTATGAgactcagtggtggaatgtgacTAATGTAACATTTAATCATTTGTTTCCTAACTCATATGGTTCTTAACTGTTCCTTTCATGCAACTTTGTACTTCTagtccactacatttatctgcaTTATCTACATTTAGCTTTAggtactttacaaattaagatttttggcCCACAAAACACATGAAGAGTTTATGAAATATGATGGATATAACTACCCGTTAGTATACATACAGCTAAAAGGATTAGGCggttaatcaattagttgattgacGGAACCAGTTTGATCGTTTCAGTCACTTTTCATGTaacattttcatgttttcagcttctcaaatattttttgcattgagtacttttacagtAGTCTATATACACACTGCTCCACTTCCATGATTGTTCAGGTGTTGCTGTAAATTCCACCCgatgtcccttttttttttcatccgcATGtgcgttaccttctgctttgtgctctaattttaaactccggtggatttataaAATAATCACTTTATCTAAtgtttaaagttaataaaacagCCTTGCCAGCCTACTTACTGATGCAATTCAATCTCTCCCACGGAGTCCCAGCGGACTTCTGCGTACCGCCAAAGATCCTTTATACTAaacgtgacacagatacaggaaactaGCTCGAGTTGGGGCGTCTCGGATTATAAACCGTTATCACCGCCTGATGTGAGTCGCttatgctcagatttaaacggtttacggcataacgtgtcatactgaaatttgtgaaatccataaaataataaacttttctcattacaaacaataacagaagatggaaatcatttccaaaacGTTTTAGCGTTCTATGATTTTgagtttgattgctaacgttagctcaaaacgccattcaagtgacagcctttgttgtgtttgattgttaacttgtagccagcagtgaaccaACTTCGTCATGTAGGTCCATTTTTACTGTATTGAAATTACAGAAGTCTTgttcttgtaggctacttgtcgcaaagtgacgcacgcACAACTCACATCTTCACTTGACACACATTTGTGACACCATCTCTTGTAAAGGGCGCAAACCAAGCggtggaccaaaccactgtaAGACAAGGGATGGGGGGGCgcataaaatgcattttttgccccgttttgcatttgtattgttttactacttacacaattatttgaagtatatattatatacaataCACAATGTGGTTTTAATGATATATTTAGAAGGGGGACCACACTCAGATGTGAGGTCCTGACCCCCCTGACCCCTGCTTTGATTTATACCTATGTTTCCTTTATATGTGGACCGTAACATGTCTACAACAGGCTGTTTTGCTTTTCTGATGTCGCACCATGTCAGAAGAGGGAAGCGTCTCGCTGTGAGCACGAGGCTTGACGCTGTCTTTTCCACCTGCCTCCGGTGAGAAGGAAAGCAGCCTTAAAACACACATTCTCCACATTTACACCTCAGCAAAATGCCCAGGAGCCCaaacactctgtgtgtgtgtttttttttttgtgtgaatgtgtatgtgtgagttttCATACGAGGTGCGggtagacagacagatgagCTCTTATACTGCCGGCCTGTTGAAGGGGGGGTCAGCATGTCTCTGTGGCAAAGCTAAGTGCTGCAGACTGTGACCCATGTGAGCGTTGGTTTTTACCTGGTCCACTGCTTTCACCACCGTCCCCTTCAGCAACCATCGACCTGCCTCCACCTACATGCAGTGAGCAAGAGAACAGACATGTTAGGGACTCTGAACGCACCGCTCCATCTGTGTCTTATGAAATGATAAAGACAAGGCAAAGAAGGTGTGATAATGAAACGTAGCAACTCGGCTAAAAAAGCAGGACAGATATTTATTACAAATATTTCTAgctggtaataaaaaaaaaaatgaatatccaggaaattaaaaaaagagtctCCAACAGTCCTTTGTGCTTAGAAATAGTTTAGGAAATTTATTTTatggaacttttttttctttctctgagaCATGCCACTAAAAATTGTAAACAATTCTGGAAAAACTGGAAATCGTAATTGAGTCTGAAGTGATTTATTTAactggatatttattttgttcgGAGAAATTTGTTTTATCCGCTACTGTACCAAGGTTTACAGAACGGACTTTAGCCTATGAATGAGTGGAACACTCCACCCTTAAAACACCTGGGCTTTGCATGAATCAAAGTCATGGATCATAAGGACCTTCATGTTTTTAAAGGACAATCATGGACACAGAGGACCATGACACTGCAATGTAACCTGGTTTATTTTCATATTCTGTCTTACATGATGGCATGCATTTTACCTTACCTACATGTCTGTTGGACCTGTCTGTTctctcttgttttgtctgttttattcttatcaaaataacataaaatggtGTAATAACGAGTCGGCTCAAGCCTCTCCCGGGTGCGAGATTTGATCTCTCCTCCCATGTATGGGACCCCCATGATCCCAAAATTCGTTTTTTAAACCCCAAATAGTTGCTATAATCACAAATTGTAGTATTGTTGCTCCCTGAAATAAAAGTcccaaattttaaaatgttttgtaacGTCTCCGAAATGTGTTGTCATGATccgaaaatgtgttttaatgccCCAAAGTTCAACATTTTGCTATTTATCGAGAGATATCTGCTGGTGCTTCTTCTAAATCTGGAACAAAGAGTCCTAACCACTCTCACACAAGTTACCAACAACATGTGTTAGCATGCCAGCTAAACCAGAACAAAGGAAGATgccaagagagagaaaacaaggtAGGAGCGTTGGAAGAGGAAATGGAGGAGATCAAAAATTCCCTGAGATTTATGACTGAGGAGATAAGCAAACTcgccaaacaaacaaaacttgtTGAACAAATGACTGAGGGTAAACAACTTAAAACGCTTATCAAGGAAAAGGACAAGAAAATTGAGGACTTGGAAAAAAGGATCGACTACTTGGAACAATACACGCGGATAGATGATGTGATTATAACTGGATTGGAGACCAAACATCAAACTTATGCAAGAGCGACATCCGACACTAACAAAGGTGAGGACGCACAAGAGTTACAATCTTTGGAACAAGTCATTCagttttttgaaaaacaaagcaTGTCAATCGACGGCAAAAACATCTCGGCCTGTCACACTCTTCACCGGAAGGATAGTAGGCCTAAAGCTAAGGCTATACTAGTTCGCTTTGTGACTCGGAAAAGTTAGATTGAGTTATTAAGACAGGCTAAAAAACTGCCTGGAACCGGCGTTTACCTAAATGAACACCTGACCAAAAAGAACGCGGACATCGCCTGGCAGGCACGCACTCTACGGAAGCAACCAAATTTATTATCCCCCAAATGTGTGGTTGCAACTTTAAAAATTCTTGTAGCAAACACAGATCTAAAAATGGGTTCTCATAAGCTCgttatttgttgtgtttgttttgttaacaCTATCCAGAAATGTATTAAGTTGTGTCACCAAATCCCCAAAAGTGATATATTTGGTGTTCTTAAGCACCCCAACATGTTAAACTGTATAGCATTCCCAAAATCTATTGTAAGGCTTAGAATGGAATAAtgaccccctcccccaaaactGCTTTTGTTGCACCCCAAAGTTGAACTATTTGGATCAATGCTTCCAAAATTGGTGGTTAAAACCTCAAAACAACCACAGAATGTCTTGTACACCAAACCATCACAAAATGTCAAGTGTTGCACCCAATTTTAAAACACTGGTGTAGTATCCCCACGTCCAATGTTGCTGTCATTAACCATGAATGTTAATGATAGAGAAtcctaaaatatgaaataattcCCACCATAAATTGTTGTCAGTATTACAACATTTGTTGTGTCACCCCCAAATCCCAAAATGTGCAAATTTGttgaaacaaacaaatatgtgTTATACTGGTCCTAAATCCCCAAATTAGCATTTTCAGGGTGTCACATTCTCAAAACCTTTTGTATTTCTATCACAAAATATTTGATAATTTTGAGACACTATAGGGTCTGAGACCAAATTCAAGGAGTgtgtcttaaaaaaaattaaattgaaacATTACGGAGTGATATCTTCTATTTTGCTCTAAATCACCTGATATAACGACCTAACTATCAGGTCAAGTCAGCACTATGAGACCTTAAAATAGCCTCATTGTTTCATTCATTATGTATCGCTCACAGGACGCTCTTCAGAAATAGAGAAACAGCAGACCTCGTCTCCATTTCTCACGCAGACACTTGCTGATAGTGTAGGACGTTTTCCTCACAAGGTCATTGGCTGAGAGCAGAGCTATAGGGAtgacaatatatatacatatattaaaatgtacttaaccttaccctaaccttaaagtCAATTAATGAAAAGCATGGCGGTCCCAAAACCTAATAATTTATCTAAGATGTTGTCAGTTTCAGGTCTTTAACTCAAGCATTTTTCTCTGAAACAGTGACTCTCAAAGTGGGCTCTAgagtggggtggggtgggggggttccTTGGATGGGTTCCAGGGGTCCAAATGCGAAAATAAGAAAATCTCCATTTCACTTATATTTTACTAACGTTTTACTAAATTACTCCCATGTAaacatgtatatgtgtatattcaTTGTCTGTACCTTTACCTTCGTTTCACAGTCCTTTTAGTAATCCCAGTGGGtattgtatacacacacacacacacacacacacaaatacacacacaacacccacacacacacacacacacacacacacacacacacacacacaacacccacacacacacacacacacacacacacacacacacacacacacacacacacacacacacacacacacacacacacacaccgcgcGCGCGTAAAAGGGGTCACATACCGACAAACTCATTTACCACATCTTTGACCAGGTGCCCAACTATCGCATacgccaccgccaccaccaccagcgCAGCCATGACCAGGTAGAGAACCGCTTTCGGCAGCGGGATGGAGTCTCGTGCAGGTGTGCGGTAGTCCGTGTACAGCAGGTCACTCTCGGAATAAGAGTACTGAAAGACGTGCTCCATGCCCGAGGTATGGTTGGAGTTGAGCGGCGGGTTACTTGCGCTCATGGCGCCGTCCGGCTGCAGAGCTGTCACCATGGTGGTCGTCACATCCTCCGCTTTGTCGATGTT is part of the Perca flavescens isolate YP-PL-M2 chromosome 9, PFLA_1.0, whole genome shotgun sequence genome and harbors:
- the LOC114561868 gene encoding uncharacterized protein LOC114561868 encodes the protein MVETMFLCNTSAIKDWSYFLSQILPLMNKTTGLVNIDKAEDVTTTMVTALQPDGAMSASNPPLNSNHTSGMEHVFQYSYSESDLLYTDYRTPARDSIPLPKAVLYLVMAALVVVAVAYAIVGHLVKDVVNEFVGGGRSMVAEGDGGESSGPDLVFGSRRVSSRNKTEINCISSNMNEMSELGERPRLVEMGYISLNHTNCLSSVRPEETVVTIDETLQQRPPDTPSGT